From the genome of Bubalus bubalis isolate 160015118507 breed Murrah chromosome 2, NDDB_SH_1, whole genome shotgun sequence, one region includes:
- the COPS7B gene encoding COP9 signalosome complex subunit 7b isoform X2, translated as MPRSDVNQQVSALACRGTPRAQAFAMLKGDSCFKMQIFQTARHLKCIPYSVLLKDLEMRNLRELEDLIIEAVYTDIIQGKLDQRNQLLEVDFCIGRDIRKKDINNIVKTLHEWCDGCEAVLLGIEQQVLRANQYKENHSRTQQQVEAEVTNIKKTLKATASSSAQEMEQQLAERECPPHAEQRQPTKKMSKVKGLVSSRH; from the exons ATGCCCAGGAGTGATGTGAATCAGCAGGTCTCAGCTCTGGCATGCCGTGGCACCCCACGTGCTCAAGCATTTGCCATGCTTAAAGGAGACTCCTGTTTCAAGATGCAGATTTTTCAAACAGCAAGGCATCTCAAG TGTATCCCTTACTCCGTGCTGCTGAAGGACCTGGAGATGCGGAACCTCCGGGAACTGGAGGACCTCATCATCGAGGCAGTCTACACTGACATCATCCAGGGCAAGCTGGACCAGCGAAACCAGCTGCTGGAAGTGGATTTCTGCATTGGCCGTGACATCCGAAAGAAAGATATCAATAATATTGTCAAGACCTTGCATGAATG GTGTGATGGCTGCGAGGCAGTCCTGCTGGGCATCGAGCAGCAAGTTCTGAGAGCCAACCAGTACAAGGAGAACCACAGCCGAACTCAGCAGCAAGTAGAGGCCGAG gTTACCAACATTAAGAAGACCCTCAAAGCTACTGCGTCCTCCTCGGCTCAGGAGATGGAACAGCAGTTGGCGGAACGAGAGTGTCCCCCTCACGCCGAGCAGAGGCAGCCCACTAAGAAGATGTCCAAAGTGAAAGGTCTGGTCTCCAGCCGCCACTAG